The DNA segment CAATTcaatcattttcttttccttgtaGGGTTGGTAGAGGTGTTTTATTGGCTACATGTCACTTTTGGACAATTAAAATGTACTGAAAACATATATACTCTTCTGTTTTCAGCAAGGTATTAGTTCCTGAGATGCAGGAAGTAATCATAGGATTATcaatatcaaagttcataatttggcaacTCTAAACACCAAccaaaaatcaaaatttcaatgacAGAATGGATTCCATTTTTAGAATTGACAGATTTTGTTTTAGAAGGAAAGAAACCGTGCTATTTGATGTTAGAGGTGGCTTCCTCAATAGTCAATTTAGTTGGATGGTGTAGTTATGTATCGATGAAGAAGACTCTAATTAATCTCAATCAGTAGAATGATGCTAATGGAAActgcaattaaatttgtttgaaaattgaGGAAGGGGAAGATAGATAAGGACAATATTCATCAGCTATAGTTTTGTATAACATAATTTTGTTTGGCTGGCCATAACTTTTATTATCTTGAGAGTTAAAGCACTAAATGGTCACTGCCCCATGGATCACTTAATTCATTGTTGGGCTGCTGGAAAACTCTATGCTGCTTTTTACAAGTATATGTGGCATAAGCAATGTGATCAATTTCAAATTCAACTAAATCTTAATCCCAAAGTAGTTGAAGAGATTTTATATATCTGTTTCGTCTGTGCAACTTGGTTCATGTTAAAAATCATTgataaattttttgaataaaatatgAAGCTGTTAATACTCACTCACTTCACATATAAGCTTCAACTTCATTACCATTCAGCTCTGTGATccctaatcccattaatgaaAAATTACTGTAATGTTCAAGAGGAAAAGGCTGTGCAGACATGAATTTTGATCCAGTTTCTCAATTTTCAGGTTCAATGCTCACTTTTTTGGTAATTTCACATATTTGACAGGCCTTGTTTAGTTCTTAATTGCATTATAATTTAGGAGATAGAAACTTTGAACTATTCTAAACATGGAAATATGGTGTTGAATTTTCATTATTAAGCATTTGATTCTCAGGTTGAAGCAAAGAAGGCAGTTCCTAGGGAGGATCAAAACATTGTGAATAGAAACAGCAACAGCAGCATACATGGTTCAGCAGGTCCAGCTCGTACAAAGAAGATATTTGTAGGAGGTTTAGCATCTACAGTCACAGAGACTGACTTTAAGAAGTACTTTGATCAGTTTGGGATAATTACAGATGTTGTGGTTATGTATGACCACAACACTCTAAGGCCAAGAGGTTTTGGATTTATTACTTACGATTCAGAGGAAGCTGTGGATAAAGTGTTGCACAAAACCTTTCATGAACTCAATGGTAAAATGGTTGAGGTCAAGCGGGCTGTCCCTAAAGAACTATCACCAGGGCCAACTCGGAGCCAGTTAAGTGGGTATAATTATGGTGCAAGTAGAGTTGGTGGCTTCCTGAATGGTTACAGTCAGACTCAGGAATACAATACAAGTTCTGCTGGAGGATTTGGTGTTAGAATGGATGGTAGGTTTAGTCCTGTTACTGTTGGTCAGAGTAACTTTTCTCCATTTGGTCCTGGTTCTGGGATGAGGCTGAATTTTGAGCCAGGGTTGAGTCCTAGTTATGGGGGAAATTCAAACATTAACCTTGGCTATGGGAGATTGAGCCCTTCATATAGTGGAAATTCCAGCAGGTATTGTAGCCCTATTGGATATAATGGAGTCAATGGTGGAAATACTTCTGCCTTAAGTTCGACTGCTCGAACTTCATGGAGTAATGGAAGTATTAATCATGCTTCAGACTCCACAAATTCTAGTACTGTTGTGGGCTCTGGAACTGGGAATTCAGGAATGGGTTCTTTTGGCAGTATTGGCAGACTCTGGGGATCCTCGGTTAATTCTGGACAAGGTGGAGGTACTGGCTCTGCCTATGGCAGAGGCAGTCTTAGCTACAATTGGGGAGATTTCAATGTTGGTCTTGGAGGGGTAGGATATGGAAGAAACAGTGGGACAAGTGCTGCGCTAGTTTCATCTCATGCTGCATCACATGATGATCATGATGTACCTTGTGCAGATATTTATGATAATGGCTTGTTGTATGGGGATTCTGCATGGCGATCTTCGCCTTTAGGGCTAGAGGGTTCTGGCTCATTTGGTTTCGGGCTTGGAAATGCAGCTACAGATGGTGTGACTAAAATTGCTGCTGGTTATACTGATGGTTATAGTGTTGCCAATAGACAAGCAAATAGAGGTAATTTTGCCCTCTCTTTTCATTCTTTTCAACTTCTGTTAACTTCAGAGAAATTAATAACAACCACCCTCCCcactcttaaaaaaaaaaaaaaaaaagttccagAAGTGTACACATCAGCCTCTTGCACTAGATGTTCTGTTGGAATTCTTTCATTTTTAACTGCAACGTTATGGCCAAGTGTATAACACAATtgattcaacaattttttttattagtccaTTCATTTGCATGATAAGCATGTCTCAAAAGGTCATTTGAGTTTAgtgttgtgtttttttttttttttttttttttggtaattctAGTATGTTCAATTGTATGCCCTTTGACTTCTATATTACATTACTTTTTTGCTAAATATCCTTTGATAACTAATTATTGGATTTTAAAATGTACCAATCTTTTGCTTGCTGCCCTATCAGTTGGTACAGCTTGGCACACGAAAGTGAATTTCCCTTAGAGATTTAGTAGGGTTCTTGGTTTATAATTGCTTAGTCATGCATATTAATTGGCTTGCAGTAAATGTAAAACTGCACTAGAGATTTTCAGCTAATAGACCTTATTCAATTATTTCCTGGCCCGTGCAATGCAGGGGACCTCATGCATTGGCGATGCTCTTTAttagaattatttatttatttatttatcagtaATTTTTTGAGCTCCCCTTCATCCATTCTGTCCTTATGAAtagctatttatttatttattttacttttctaAGGAAGTGGAGACTCAAAATATTATGAGCTGCacattaattttcaattattgaACAGGATTTTTATTTCTCTTGAAATGTTGCAATGTAGTAAATTAGGGAGTAGATGAATGTGGCTGTGTACCAAATATCATTGGCACTTTTAGGACTTCAAAATGGATGTGATGTGTGTGTTCTAGTTATCTGCAAGTTACCAATGGAAACTCACTGATCTGCCATCTATTAATTGTTTATTGCTTTCATTTTGAAACTAATACTCTTGGTGGAAGAATTTCAAATAAGGGAATTTGAGTGTAAGATTTTAgtttaaattgtttgaatggaagtTAGCACATTCTTTAATTGACTAAATTCATGAATTGTGAACTTATTTGAGACTGTAGGTATTTCAAACTCAAATtcaaaataggttcacaatcatgaACCAACTCAAAGATTCATGGACGTTGTCAATTGAAGGAAACCCATGTAGTATCTATCAAAATTTCCCACTTTCAAACCCCTTAGTCCAAATACAATGTAAAGTTAGTTGATTGCTTATTGTGACTCTTGCCATTCTAATTTTAATTGTTATTGTGACCATGTTACATTGTCCTGTTGTTGTTTGTTTCAGGAATTGCCGCTTAGGATTATTATGATGTGAATGTGAAGAGGTTATTGTAGGTGAAGCATATCAGATTAAGTGAATTACGTACACTTTCCTTGCCTGATGTTTCAGTTTATAAGAGAACTTTATTAGAGCTGATCATTTTGCCTGTTTTGATGAATTTATCGAAGAGTGCAGCCGGTAGGAGTTCTGTGTAAGGTTTGAGCTTTTGATGTTTTTATGGTATAGGTTTTCCTTTCTTGGaatttaattaaatgtaaaatcaTGTGTTGTGGCGTGTAAACAGAATTACTGTATCATGCATCTCTGGTGACACAGTGATACACAAAAGaatgaacattttttttttcttttaacaacttttcttttttttttaattgtcacTTCTGTGATATCCAGCAAATCGTTGGCTCTTGTCAAGTATGTCGTTTTTGTTATAATTTTGCGATTGTTAGGTTTTTCCTTTCAGCATATTGTAAAAGATGTTTGATTTACTAGTGTGAAACAAAGATTAACCAGATAACAAGCTGTTATATAGCGATTCATGTTCATTGACCATTTTAGAGCATCTATTTATTATTCTTGTTGATGCAAAAGAAAACGTACAGACTGAGCGCTTGGGTATGTTGCCTTCTAAACCCAACAATGAAATCATTTACTGTTTTTGATAACTGATTTCTTTCTTGATTTGTATGAATACGAGGATGAATTACCCATTATTATGGTTGTTCTACACCAAATTTATGCAAACATTTATTTGGgataattaggaaaaaaaaaaaaaagaactcaacttttcaaaatttttgtactTCTActccaaattttaaaaattaccaaTTAAATTCTAAATTTTGATTGTTATTGCAATTGTACTTTACCGTTTGTCCTACCATtaaaggaattaatggaatgcCATATCAGATGCTAGCTAAACGCCTAAAAAGATGCCACATCAATTAgagaaatttcaaaaaaaaaaaaaaacccttaacTTTTCAAATTATTGCAATGTTACCCCAACTTTGAAAATTATAAATTGAACCCTAAACTTTCAAAGAAGTTACAATTACACCATACCATTTGTTACACCGTTAAAGGGGAGTAATGGTATGCCACGTAGGACATAGGACGCTAGTTTAATGTCACATCAACCATTGCTAGTCTACAAGACTGTATAAGCTTGCCCCTTTTTAATTTTTTGCTTAGAATTTCCTACTTTACTACATGCACCTCCACATCTAATATTCTCTTTGAATAAAATATTATCTATGTatttaatctctctctctctcttcgtgTATATCTATTATAGAAAGGTATAGAGATTGCCACTCAACCGTGCTCCATGGGAGATACGAGCTCAGCTGGATGTTATTTCTAGTAGTTGATATCTGCTATTGATTTTTGTCACAGTCGCAACGTTTTCTTCTTCTCGGTGAAGATGATAACTTGAAAGTTGCAAATTTTTTAGCAAGCTATTAACTCCTTTAATTGTGTAACAAACGATAGGGTGTAACTGCAATTcctttcaatttttagagtttaattGGTAATTTTTAAAGTTTGGGATAGAATTGCCACAATTTGAAaagttcaattttttattttagcaATTATCCTTGGTTGATATGGCGCTGAGCTGGCGTCTTACATGGTGCTTAGCTTGCATTTGATGTGGCATTCCATTAACCTATTTAATGATAGGGTGCAATTGGAACAATAGTCAAAGTTTAAAGTTTAATTAGTAACTTTTAAAGTTTAATTAGTAACTTTCAAAGTTTAaggtaaaattgaaaattttagaaagTTTAAGTTTTTTGAGGtaattatccctatttactttgaCAATTCATTTAATGGAGCCCATGGGTTCGAGCTATGAAATAGTTGCAAATCATAGGTAAGGTTGCACACATCAATCCTTCTCAGACTTCAAGTGTGGAATGTTTTGTGCTCACACTTTTATTCATTATTGATACGCTCTTGAAATATTTAGACTTCACTTATCATTCCTATGTTCCAATAATCTGGCTGCGCAAAATTATATGGTACGATAATCTAGCTGAACCAGTTACTTTTGTACTTTAGTGTTAGTAACTAGTGACGAATGCCATATATACAAGGTACAATCAGACTCATTTGTGaacatatttatattaattatattatattatatgtattgtaaatatatttattttatttatgaatatTCTAAAAATAATATATCATTTAAAACTATGATACAATTCAATgtatttgtgaaatatagttatttgtaatttaagtttaattttttttataaaaattagttTTATTTTTATAGGAGAGCTAAACAAAACTATATAATTTGAACTTTATAAACTCCATCTAGAATTCACTAAGTCAAGTTATTTGTGAGCTACTTGAAACTTACTTCAATAAAAGGTCAACTTGATTTAGCCcattttttttaaacaaattaaaCTTGAGCTTATTGATATTCAGCTCAACTAAACCTGAGCTTTTCACAGCTTGGGTCAACTTAGTTTGTTTACATTCCCAGAGGTGGGGAGGGGCATTTTGAAAAAttcttttataaatattatatattgttaaaaaattataccattactattattattagctTCCTCattctttttaaattttctatcatctagacaaaataaagattataattttaattaaaaaataaaattttgattaagTTAATAAAATCTCCAATTAAATTTTGTCATGATGAATTCTTCGAGAGAAGTTGCATTTAAAAGCTCAATGTTAATCAAAACttgaactttggagaagtatttATAGTTTGAGATCGTAGTGAAGGCCTGAAAATAACATATTGTTGATAGATTAATTCAAATTAATACAGTTTGATAGATTAAAAGATCTCCATCCAAAATAGGTTGGATTTATAATGCTTATTCACACTTCAAGTTCAATttaaaactttggattaattgcacttataatttttcaatttttagagttattTCACTTTcatctttaattttaatataagtaatgaaattcttaatttttttttcataaaaatactGTTGACCTGTAATAGTATTTGGATAGGTTAATGGccaaaaattacaaattttccattGACATTCCTTTTTAActattttttattctattattaagcttaaattaaaatattattattatttaaattaatggctgaataaaaaaaaaatcaaaacatttatgtcaattattaattttaaccaaaccttttaattttatcaatttaatcataaatttttcatattattttcaattttaacaattagtttaattaaaaaaaaacaaactTCTCAATTAAcaaattattcaaatattttcatttatatattgtctattttaactaatttttttaagtttattaacttattcaataattttaatattttcattaatttagcaAATTtactattgataaaaaaaatataataattgaataatatatttaatattattattttagttttaattttctctctctctctatctattATACTTCTGgcctattgataaaaaaaaaaaaaaaaacttatcgcATTTTGGCAATTTTATTTCATTCTTTCAATTTTGGGAAAATTggccaaaatttaaaaatacacaAAAATCTTATccaaattttttgaaaattttgaaaacttattgtaattttattcattatatatattCTTCCATTTCATTTTTGTTAATTCAACCTTACCAACACCATCAGCTATTTCTCATTCAAAATTATTAGTCATTTGATCAATTTGGATGGTTTTAATTACACATTCTCTCTTCTCATTATTACCAAATCTCGTTATTATTTGAGGCTTAATAGgaattaaaatgaaattataaaagaGTTGATGAATGTGATTATGTTGAATATTTAATCATAACCACAAACAAGTCAAAAAA comes from the Hevea brasiliensis isolate MT/VB/25A 57/8 chromosome 5, ASM3005281v1, whole genome shotgun sequence genome and includes:
- the LOC110652280 gene encoding heterogeneous nuclear ribonucleoprotein 1, which gives rise to MKMELGKLFIGGLSWDTNEDQLREYFQAFGEVVGAVIMKDRATGRARGFGFVVFADPAVAERVVMEKHLIYGRNVEAKKAVPREDQNIVNRNSNSSIHGSAGPARTKKIFVGGLASTVTETDFKKYFDQFGIITDVVVMYDHNTLRPRGFGFITYDSEEAVDKVLHKTFHELNGKMVEVKRAVPKELSPGPTRSQLSGYNYGASRVGGFLNGYSQTQEYNTSSAGGFGVRMDGRFSPVTVGQSNFSPFGPGSGMRLNFEPGLSPSYGGNSNINLGYGRLSPSYSGNSSRYCSPIGYNGVNGGNTSALSSTARTSWSNGSINHASDSTNSSTVVGSGTGNSGMGSFGSIGRLWGSSVNSGQGGGTGSAYGRGSLSYNWGDFNVGLGGVGYGRNSGTSAALVSSHAASHDDHDVPCADIYDNGLLYGDSAWRSSPLGLEGSGSFGFGLGNAATDGVTKIAAGYTDGYSVANRQANRGIAA